A region of Asticcacaulis excentricus DNA encodes the following proteins:
- a CDS encoding DUF465 domain-containing protein has product MSIEARVRELDHRHQVLKDTIARESRSPSADSLYLKELKRKKLKLKDEIDTIKATLRQERTYETLQ; this is encoded by the coding sequence ATGAGCATCGAAGCGAGAGTGCGTGAACTTGATCACCGTCATCAGGTCCTCAAGGACACCATCGCCCGCGAATCGCGTTCGCCTTCGGCGGACTCGCTCTATCTCAAGGAACTTAAGCGTAAGAAGTTGAAACTGAAGGATGAAATCGACACTATCAAAGCCACTCTGCGACAGGAACGAACGTATGAGACTCTCCAGTGA
- a CDS encoding sialate O-acetylesterase produces the protein MRRHWLAGLIALSLPMAAQAQDKPILAEVFRDHAVLQRDRPVPVWGEARPGETVTLSFGSARVTALTDATGHWRAELPPMPAGGPYVLMASAGAVKQAVSDVLVGDVFLCSGQSNMEWNLKDTIGAAEQIATSANPTIRMMTVQKTQAFTPQSHFVTPTEWQTASPATTPNWSAVCYNFARDLQTHVNVPIGLINASWGGSKIQPWMSRAALQKIGGYQEGLDMLDAYASDTVKGAGAYGQVFEQWWQAAGGPGTPWAVTPQALSGWAAVPDVSRNFDDWGVKALSDYNGPLWYAINVKLSAEEAKAGATLSLGAIDDLDLTFVNGVAIGYTSAPGSPRAYKLPAGTLKAGDNLIVVQAVDLWAKGGMYGDAVRELRLANGTAKPLKTGWRYWQPPQNVRFPPTAPWDPTGGLITLHQAMIAPIGPYALTGALWYQGESNTGEAAKYEALMAGLMADWRQQFGPDTAFLLVQLANFGTIPTAPVESGWSGVREAQRRAALNDKRAAYAVTIDIGNPLDIHPRDKLTVGKRLSRAAQSLIYKAALSPSGGVPIEATRANGQLSVRFAQLDGALKTSDGQAAVRFELCGEGVGSCQYAEARLAGDTLVLSGPSAASATRVRYCWGDSPVCNLTDATLPVSPFEIAVK, from the coding sequence ATGCGACGACACTGGCTTGCCGGTCTTATCGCGCTCAGCCTGCCTATGGCGGCGCAGGCGCAGGACAAACCCATCTTGGCTGAGGTGTTCCGCGACCACGCCGTGCTTCAGCGTGACCGGCCCGTCCCCGTCTGGGGCGAGGCCCGGCCGGGCGAGACGGTGACGCTGAGCTTCGGCTCTGCCCGCGTGACGGCGCTGACGGACGCGACCGGGCATTGGCGCGCCGAACTGCCGCCCATGCCAGCGGGTGGTCCCTATGTGCTAATGGCCTCAGCGGGTGCAGTGAAACAGGCGGTGTCCGATGTGCTGGTTGGGGATGTCTTCCTCTGTTCCGGTCAATCGAACATGGAATGGAACCTGAAGGACACCATCGGGGCGGCGGAGCAGATTGCCACCTCGGCAAACCCGACCATCCGCATGATGACGGTGCAGAAGACGCAGGCCTTCACGCCGCAATCGCATTTCGTCACCCCGACCGAATGGCAGACGGCGTCCCCCGCCACCACGCCCAACTGGTCAGCCGTTTGCTATAATTTTGCTCGCGATCTGCAAACGCACGTCAATGTGCCCATCGGCCTGATCAATGCCTCCTGGGGCGGGTCGAAGATTCAGCCGTGGATGAGCCGCGCCGCCCTGCAAAAGATCGGCGGTTATCAGGAGGGGCTCGACATGCTCGACGCCTATGCCTCCGATACCGTCAAGGGGGCCGGGGCCTATGGGCAGGTCTTTGAGCAATGGTGGCAGGCCGCAGGCGGGCCGGGGACGCCGTGGGCGGTGACGCCGCAGGCCCTGAGCGGCTGGGCCGCCGTCCCTGATGTCAGCCGTAATTTCGATGATTGGGGGGTCAAGGCCCTAAGCGACTACAATGGGCCGCTGTGGTACGCCATCAATGTCAAACTCAGCGCCGAAGAGGCAAAAGCGGGCGCAACGCTCAGCCTGGGGGCCATTGACGATCTCGACCTGACCTTTGTAAATGGCGTCGCCATCGGTTACACCTCCGCGCCCGGTTCGCCGCGCGCCTACAAACTGCCCGCGGGCACCTTGAAAGCCGGTGATAATCTTATCGTGGTTCAGGCCGTTGATCTGTGGGCCAAGGGCGGCATGTATGGCGATGCCGTGCGTGAGTTGCGGCTGGCCAACGGCACGGCCAAGCCCTTAAAAACCGGCTGGCGCTACTGGCAGCCGCCGCAAAACGTCCGCTTCCCGCCGACCGCGCCTTGGGACCCGACCGGTGGCCTGATCACCCTGCATCAGGCGATGATCGCCCCCATCGGGCCGTATGCCCTGACCGGGGCGCTGTGGTATCAGGGCGAATCCAATACGGGCGAAGCGGCGAAGTATGAGGCGCTGATGGCCGGGTTGATGGCCGACTGGCGGCAGCAGTTCGGGCCGGATACGGCCTTCCTGCTGGTGCAACTGGCCAATTTCGGGACCATCCCCACCGCGCCCGTCGAGTCCGGCTGGTCAGGGGTGCGTGAGGCGCAACGCCGCGCCGCATTGAATGACAAGCGCGCCGCCTATGCCGTTACCATCGACATCGGCAATCCGCTCGACATCCACCCGCGCGACAAGCTGACCGTGGGCAAGCGCCTGTCGCGTGCGGCGCAAAGCCTGATCTATAAGGCAGCGCTGTCGCCCTCCGGTGGCGTCCCGATCGAAGCCACCCGCGCCAACGGGCAGCTAAGCGTGCGCTTCGCTCAGCTCGACGGTGCGTTGAAAACCAGCGATGGACAGGCGGCTGTGCGCTTTGAACTGTGTGGCGAGGGCGTTGGAAGCTGTCAGTACGCCGAGGCGCGCCTGGCCGGTGACACGCTGGTGCTGAGCGGACCTTCGGCGGCTTCGGCCACCCGCGTGCGCTACTGCTGGGGGGACTCGCCGGTGTGCAATCTCACCGACGCCACCCTTCCGGTCAGCCCGTTCGAAATAGCGGTCAAGTAG